In Polypterus senegalus isolate Bchr_013 chromosome 12, ASM1683550v1, whole genome shotgun sequence, the following are encoded in one genomic region:
- the rps23 gene encoding 40S ribosomal protein S23 — MGKCRGLRTARKLRNHRREQKWHDKQYKKANLGTALKANPFGGASHAKGIVLEKVGVEAKQPNSAIRKCVRVQLIKNGKKITAFVPNDGCLNFIEENDEVLVAGFGRKGHAVGDIPGVRFKVVKVANVSLLALYKGKKERPRS, encoded by the exons ATGG gcAAGTGCAGGGGACTCCGTACTGCTAGAAAGCTGCGCAACCACCGCCGTGAGCAGAAGTGGCATGACAAGCAGTACAAGAAGGCCAACTTGGGTACTGCCCTAAAGGCCAACCCTTTTGGAGGAGCTTCTCACGCCAAAGGCATTGTTCTGGAAAAAGT CGGCGTTGAAGCCAAGCAGCCTAACTCTGCCATCAGAAAGTGTGTGAGAGTCCAGCTTATCAAGAATGGCAAGAAGATCACAGCTTTTGTTCCCAATGATGGTTGTCTGAACTTTATTGAG gAGAACGATGAAGTTCTGGTTGCTGGGTTTGGTCGTAAAGGCCATGCCGTGGGAGATATCCCTGGTGTTCGATTCAAGGTTGTGAAGGTGGCCAATGTTTCTCTTTTGGCACTATACAAAGGCAAGAAGGAGAGACCAAGATCTTAA